A part of Rhinatrema bivittatum chromosome 16, aRhiBiv1.1, whole genome shotgun sequence genomic DNA contains:
- the LOC115077512 gene encoding olfactory receptor 13F1-like — MADLSAGNHATDESRGMVHQTHGSGHHGRLMVTKTMEKENKTSTSGFIILGFSKHSHHEIFIYIIVLPAFFISILGNLGFLTLMWSDHHLHKPMYFFLSNLSFIDICNTTVTLSTLLQSLLKGKTLISFSLCMSQLYLFLILTSTEYLLLTAMAYDRYVAICHPLRYPLMMNKRICSLLVAASWIAGSLDEVPLDIFISQFSFCGSNEINHFFCDPNALLKLSCSDTHNFEILALSEGVFMALIPFLLTLSSYIFIIAAILKIHSSDGRSKAFSTCSSHLTVVLLFYGTLMCVYMRPSSMQSPEQDKMFALLYTVLTPMLNPLIYSFRNQEVKNALRKIIIRK, encoded by the coding sequence ATTAATGGTCACTAAAACAATGGAGAAGGAGAATAAGACATCAACATCAGGATTCATTATTCTGGGATTTTCTAAACATTCACATCACGAAATCTTTATTTATATAATAGTTTTACCAGCCTTCTTTATCTCTATTCTGGGAAACCTTGGGTTTTTAACATTAATGTGGTCTGACCATCATCTCCACaaacccatgtacttcttcctcagtaacctGTCCTTCATCGATATCTGTAACACCACAGTCACTCTCTCAACATTGCTGCAAAGTCTCTTGAAAGGGAAAACATTAATTTCCTTCTCTTTATGTATGTCGCAGCTTTACTTGTTCCTAATTTTAACAAGTACTGAATACCTCCTTCTAACTGCCATGGCCTATGATCGCTATGTGGCAATCTGCCACCCCTTGCGATACCCACTCATGATGAATAAAAGGATCTGTAGCTTACTGGTGGCTGCTTCATGGATAGCTGGATCTCTGGATGAAGTTCCTTTAGACATTTTCATATCTCAGTTCTCTTTTTGTGGCTCCAATGAAATTAACCACTTCTTCTGTGACCCCAATGCACTGCTAAAATTATCCTGTAGTGATACTCACAACTTTGAAATACTTGCACTGTCTGAAGGAGTATTTATGGCTCTTATCCCATTTCTTCTAACTCTGTCATCCTACATCTTTATCATTGCAGCCATCCTGAAAATCCATTCTTCTGATGGTCGaagcaaggccttctccacctgctcctcccacctcacagtcGTACTTTTATTCTATGGGACATTAATGTGTGTCTACATGAGGCCAAGTTCAATGCAATCACCGGAGCAAGATAAAATGTTTGCCCTCCTGTACACAGTACTCACCCCCATGCTAAACCCCTTGATTTATAGTTTCAGAAATCAAGAAGTGAAAAATGCCCTCAGAAAAATcatcataagaaaataa